CTGGAGAGCGAGTTGCGCAACAAGCATATCGACTGGATCTGCAACGCCAAGGTGGACAAGGTCGAGGCGGGGATGATGTACGTCACCGAGTACGACGAGAACGGACAGGAAAAGAAAAAGCACGAACTGCCCTTCAAGCACAGCATGATGCTGCCGGCCTTCAAAGGGGTGGATGCGGTGTTCGGGATCGACAAGCTGACCAACCCGCGCGGCTTCATCCTGGTGGACGAGCACCAGCGCAACCCGACCTATAAGAACATCTACTCCATCGGCGTGTGCATCGCCATCCCGCCACTGGAGCAGACCCCGGTGCCGACGGGGGTGCCGAAGACCGGTTACATGATCGAATCCATGGTGACGGCGACGGCGCACAACATCCGGGCGGAGCTGGACGGCAAGGAGCCCACCGAGAAGGGCACCTGGAACGCGCTGTGCCTGGCGGACTTCGGTGACACCGGGGTGGCGTTTTTGGCGATGCCGCAGATTCCGCCGCGCAATGTGCAGTGGGCGTCGCGGGGCCGCTGGGTGCACCTGGCGAAGATCGCCTACGAGAAGTACTTCATGCGCAAGGTGCGCAAGGGCATCAGCGAGCCCACCTACGAGCGCCTCACCCTCAAGGCCATGGGCATCATGCGCCTGAAAAAGTAAAAGGCCCCCCGGGCTCATTGAACGGCAGCGTGCTTGAGCGATACGCCTACGCTGCCGTAGGCCTCTTAATACGCTGGCATGACGCACGATTTCCGCGCTGCGCTAAGCGCGCTATCGCAAGAAGCTGAAACGGGTCGAGGGCGGCAAGCCCGAAGCCGTTTGGGCAAGGACGATAATTTGACGATGCACGATGGCATCCATCGAAAACGAAGACGAGCCGAAAAAATGACTTTCTCGAACGTCGGAGTTCACTGGCGGCGGGGAGCACGAGGCGTGATGCTCCTGCTGCTGAGCGGCATGGCCTGCCAGGTGGAGGCAGCGCCCAAGGCCGCGCCGGTTGCGAGCCCAAGGCCTGCCGCAGCGCGATCCCAGGCGCTCGGACTCGACCAGCTTCTCGAACTGGCCTACGCGCACAATCCCGATATCCAGGCCGCGGCCGAGCGCATCGGGCAGGCACAGGCGCAGGTGGCCGAGGCTCTGGCGGCATTTTATCCCAGGCTCACCGGCCGCATGGGCTATAGCTATTCCAATGACCCCGCCATGGCATTCTCCGCCATCGTGTCGCAAAGGCGGTTCAACAACGGCCACTTCCAGGACATCAACAATCCGGGCTTCGTGGAAAATTTCCGGCCGGAGCTGGTGGGCAGCATCTCCTTGTTTCGGGGCGGGCAGGATTACTACCGCAAGAAGGCTGCCGAACTGGGCGTCGAGGCGGCCGAGTTACAGCGTTCGGCGCTGCGCAATCAGCTCTCCGCCTCCGTGACCTCGGCCTACTATGCGGTGTTGGCGGCGCCCCGCCACGTGGAGGTCGCGCGCCAGTCCATCGAAGCGGTGAGTAGCGAACTTGAACACGCCAAACTGATGCACCGCGAGGGCGCTTTGTTGCGCTCCGACGTACTCTCCCTGGAGGTCCGCATGGCACAGGCTAGGGAGGCGGAGCTGAGGGCGCGCAATGCCGTGGTGCTGACCCGGTCGGGCCTGAAGACCCTGCTTGGCATGGGGGCCGGCGAACCCTTGGAACTGCGCGAGGCCCCGCCAGATGCGAAACAACCCGCCGCTGACGGCCTCGACGCGCTCCTCACCCAGGCTTTGGCGCAGAGGCCCGAGATGCAGGCGGCGGCGCGTCAGGTGGAGATGCGCGAAAAGGAACTGCGGGCCGAGATGGGCGGCCATCTGCCCCGGGTCAATGCCTACGCTGCGTATGGTCTCAACGAGCGTTCGCCGGAATTCAACTTCAACAAGGACAACCTGACCATGGGCATCAATGCGGAAGTGGATCTGTTCAGCGGCGGCGTCACCTCGGCGCGGGTCGAGGGCGCGCGCCGCAAGCTGGCCGAGGCGGAAGCCATCCGGGAGAAGACACGCCTGGAAATAGAGGACGAAATCCAGAGGGCCCAGGCCAGTCTGCAGGAGGCGCAGGAGCGCAAGCAGGTGGCGGAGGCCGCGACCTCCGCTGCCCTGGCTGCTTTCGGTCTGGTGCACGAGCAATATAGGGGCGGCGCGGCCACTGTCACACGCTATCTTGAAGCAGAGGCGGACCGCGGACAGGCGCAGATGCGTGACATCACGGCCGGCTTCGACGTACAGGTGGCGCAAGCCAACTTGAAGAAAGCCACAGGATTCTGGAAGTAGAAACATGAGCTCGGAACAGCACTCCAACACGCAGATGTTCTATGCCCTGGGTTCGATTGCGGGACTGATCCTGCTCCTGGTGTGGATGCAGGGCGGCTTTTCCTCCAAGACACCGCCCGGGACCGTCCAGGCTGCCGAGCGCGCGGCCCTGCCGGCCGGCGCTGGAAAGGCGAAGGTGGTCCGCCAGGACGTGGATGAGATCATGGCCTGGCCGGGCACCCTGAGCGCCCGCATCACGGCCCAACTGGCTCCAAAGGTTGCGGCACGGATTATGGAGGTCAAGGTTCATGCCGGCGATGTGGTTAAGACGGGCCAGGTGCTCGTCACGCTGGATGAGAGGGAACTGCAGTCGCGGCTGGCGCAGGCGCGTTCGGCTTTAGTGGCGGCCGAGGCGCAGGCCGTCCGTGCCGGCGCGGAAGCGCGGCGAGTTCGCAGCTTGTTCGACAAGGAAGCTGCCACCCAACAGTCTCTGGAGGCGGCTCAGGCGGCCGCGCGCACCGCTGAGGCGCAGGTGGCGGAAGCGCGCGCCGGGATCGGCGCGGCCCAGTCCCTGGCGGCCGAGACCGTATTGCGCGCGCCCTTCGACGGAGCTGTCGTAACACGTCAGCGGGAGCCCGGCGATATGGCCCTGCCGGGTACGCCTGTGCTGACCCTGCAGTCAAATCAGAAGCTTCGTGTGGAAGCAGCTATTCCGGCAAGCTGCGCCGATTCCGTTGCAGTCGGGCAAACGCTAGTCGCCCGGGTCGGCGAGCAGCGCGTTCCCGTCAATGTCGAGGAGGTGGCGCCGGCGGTGGATGAGGCCAGTCGCACGGTGCTGGTCAAAGCCGGGCTGGAAGGTCCGGCACAGGCTCAACCCGGCGCCTTCGTCTGGCTAGAACAGGCCTGCCAGCGCCGGAGTGCCTTGCTGGTTCCTATCGCCGCCATTTCCCGCAGCGGCCAGTTGGAAAGCGTGCGCCTGCTGGTGGATGGCCAGCCCCGCTTGCGGCAGGTTCGCATCGGTAAGCTGAATGACGGCATGGCGGAGGTGCTCTCCGGCCTCAAGGAGGGCGATCAGGTGCTGGTGGGGGCTGGCCGATGAGCAGGACGCGTGACACGCTTGAGCAACGGATCGGCCTGAAGGGAGCCTGAGATGACGACCGAACCGGTAAAACGCGGCTTCACCGCGGAGATCGTCCGCGTCTTCATTACCTCCAAACTTTCCCTGCTGCTGCTCATTGCCTCGCTTCTGGCGGGACTGGCCGCTCTGTTGCTGACACCACGCGAGGAAGAGCCGCAGATCGTAGTCCCGGTCGCCGATGTGCTGGTGCGCGCGCCGGGCGCCTCGGCCGAGGAGGTGGAAAAGCTGGTGGCCACGCCGCTGGAGTCGCGCCTGCGCGAGGTGGACGGGGTGGAATATGTCTATTCGGCGTCCCGCGAGGGCGAGGCCCTGGTGACGGTGCGCTTCTACGTGGGCGAAGACCGCGAGGACAGCCTGGTCAAAGTCTGGAACAAGCTGATGTCGAACCAGGACATCATCCCGCCGGTGGTCAAAGACTGGGTGGTCAAGCCGGTGGAGATCGACGATGTCCCCATCGTCACCCTGACCCTGTCCTCGGACAACCCCGTCTACGACGCTCCGGCCCTCCGCCGGCTGGCCGACGAATTGCGGGACAAGCTGGGCGTTGTCGAGGACACCGGCAAGATCACGGTCTACGGGGGGCAGCCGCGTCGCATCAGCATCTATCCTGACGCCGCGCGGTTGGCGGCTCATGGCATGAGCCTCCTGGAACTCATGCAATCCCTGGCGGCCGCCAATGTCAGCCTGCAGGCGGGGCGCTTCGATTCGGCCAACCGGGTGGTGCAGTTCGATGCCGGTCCCAATTTCCAGTCTGCCGACGACGTCGCTGGGACGGTGCTGAAGGCGCCCGGAGGATGGCCCGTGTACCTGCGCGATGTGGCCGAGCTGCGCGATGGACCCGCCGAGGCCGAGACCTATACGCGCATCGGCTTTGGACCCGCGGCAAAGGACAGTAAGCATGTTGGGGAGAGTTCGCCAGCTACGCTTGGAGACGAACGTCAAGCGGTGACCCTGGCGGTGGCCAAGCGCAAGGGCGCCAACGCGGTGGCGGTGGCCGAGGATGCCATAGGTACCGTTGAGGGGCTGTACGGCGAGCTGATTCCCGAAGACGTCACGGTGACGGTCACGCGGGATTATGGCGAGACGGCCAACCACAAGGTGAATGAACTGGTGAAGCATCTGTTCATCGCCATCGCCACCATCATCGTGCTGCTGGCGCTGGCGCTGGGCCCGAAAGAGTCCTTCATTGTGGCCCTGGCGGTGCCCATGACCCTGGGCGTGACCCTGCTGTTCGACCTGATGTTCGGCTACACCATCAATCGCGTCACCCTGTTTGCCCTGATCCTTTCCCTGGGATTGCTGGTGGATGATCCCATCGTGGACGTGGAGAATATCTTCCGTCACTTCCAGTTGCGCAAGGAACCGCCCCTGGAAGCAGCCCTGACTGCCGTGGATGAGGTGCGGCCGCCCACCATCTTCGCGACGTTCACCGTCATCGTGTCGTTCCTGCCGCTGTTCTACATCACCGGCATGATGGGGCCTTACATGGCGCCCATGGCTTTCAACGTGCCCATCGCCATGCTTATGTCCCTGCTGGTGGCGTTTACGGTCACCCCGTGGGCCAGTTACTACCTGCTCAAGAGCGAATATGGCAAGCACGGTGACGAGCCTTTCGACCTGAAGTCGAACTGGGCCTACAAATTGTACGACTGGTCCTTGGGCGGGCTGATCCGCAAGCCCGGCCGCGCCAAGCTGTTCCTGTGGGGCATGGTCATCGCCTTCGCCGCCTCGGCCATGCTGGCGGTGACCCGCGCGGTGCCGCTCAAGCTGCTCCCCTTCGACAACAAGAACGAGCTGCAGCTGGTGATCGACATGCCCCGCGGCACCACTCTGGAAGAGACCGATGGCGTGGCGCGCGCCCTGGGAGAATACCTGGCAACGGTCAACGAGGTCACGGATTTTGAAGCCTACGTGGGCCTGGCCTCGCCCATGGATTTCAACGGCATGGTGCGGCATTACTATCTGCGTTCCGGCGGGCACCTGGGCGAGATACGCATCAGCCTGCTCCCCAAGGAGAAACGCGAGCAACAGTCCCACCAGATTGCCCTGCGTATCCGTCCCGATGTGGATCGCATCGCCAAGCGCTTCGGCGCCAAGGTCAAGATCGTCGAGACGCCGCCGGGACCGCCGGTGCTTTCGACCTTTGTTGCCGAGGTCTACGGGCCGCTGGATGCCGATTACAACCATCTGGCCACGGTCACCGAAGGGGTGAAGGCGGATTTCGAGAAGATCGACGGTGTGGTGGATGTGGACGACCTGGTGGACGAGCCGCAGGACAAGGTCCGGTTCACCTTGGACCGTGCCAAGGCGGCCTTGCACGGCGTGAGCGTCAAGGATGTGACCGAAACCCTGAACATTGCCTTGGGCGGCGGCATGGGGGGTGTCGTCCATGCGCCTTCGGAACGCTTTCCGCTGGAAATCACGGTGCGCCTCTCGCGTGCGCAAAGGTCAGCGACCGAAGATTTGTTGGCGCTGCGGGTACGAGGTGCCGATGGTGTGCTGATTCCCCTCGGCGAACTCGGGAGCGTCCGGGATGAGCACGTGGACCGCGCCATCTACCATAAAAACCTGAAGCGTTTGAATTACGTGACCGCGGAGATGGCAGGTCGCAGCCCCGTGGAAGCGGTGTTCGACTACTGGGATATCGAGGAGGCAAAGCCCCTGCCCAAGGGTTACTCAGTGGATTTGGCCGGGGAAGGGGAGTGGAAGATCACCGTCGACGTGTTTCGCGACCTGGGGCTGGCTTTCGGCGCGGCCCTGCTGATGATTTACGTATTGCTGGTGGCGCAGACTGGTTCGCTGGGGATTCCTCTGGTGATCATGGTGGCGATACCGCTCACCATCATCGGCATCATGCCGGGCTTCTGGTTCCTAAACCTGTTTACCACGGACGTGGCCGGCTACGCCAATCCCATCCTGTTTACCGCGACCGGCATGATCGGCATGATTGCCCTGGCCGGCATCGTGGTGCGCAACTCCATCATCCTCATCGATTTCATCGAGCGACTGCGCGAGGATGGCAAGGAACTGGTGGAGGCGCTCATTGAGGCCGGGGCTACGCGCCTTCGGCCAATTTTCCTGACGGCGGGGGCCGCCATGTTCGGTTCCTTCGTCATTACCCTGGACCCCATCTTCGCGGGTCTGGCCTGGAGTTTTATCTTCGGCATCTTCGCTTCCACGGCCTTTTCTTTGCTTGTCGTGCCCGTGGTCTATTATCTCCTCAACCGGCCCGCCGGCGGCACTGCGTGATGTGAGTCCGCCAGGGACGGCAGATGGCGGCAGGGTGCTGAGCTTGAAGCTTACCCTCGATGAGGGGTTACCCGTCCCGGGCTTACACGAGAAGTCGATGTATGGCCTTTAGGCCGTGCCAGGCGGGCAGGCTACAGACATGGCTGAGTCGGTGGCATCGGTCGCAGCAGAGCGGGCAAAAAAATCCCTCCGACTGAACCTGCGGGCGGTGACGCCGGCAAGGGCAGATCGGAGGGTCGTTAGCAGTCTCACACCTACGAGGTCGAGCGCTATCGTCACACACCATCCCAGAGGATTAAGAAAACCGTTTTGGGACATCCTGGATGGAAGGAGTTCCCGAAAGACTTGGGCACAGTATAGTGATCGGGCAGGCGCGGCAGTTTGATCCAAATCAAGGTCAGGACAATTAGCGCTTGCTGATGGATCGGCGCGATGCCACCTCGCCTGCTCCGCGGCACCATTTCTACACGCAAGAGACCGTCGGGAAGGGACCCGGCGCATGAACGGCTTGCTTAGCTGATGGAAAGAAATGACGTAGAATGTGTTGGAAGCTCGTTGATTATTTCAATAATTAAAATAGTTGGGGACCTGCCTCCATGGACAAACTGACCAGCATGATCGTATTCACCAAGGTGGCCAAGGCGGGCAGTTTTGCCGCGGCCGCCA
The genomic region above belongs to Methyloterricola oryzae and contains:
- a CDS encoding NAD(P)/FAD-dependent oxidoreductase; translated protein: LESELRNKHIDWICNAKVDKVEAGMMYVTEYDENGQEKKKHELPFKHSMMLPAFKGVDAVFGIDKLTNPRGFILVDEHQRNPTYKNIYSIGVCIAIPPLEQTPVPTGVPKTGYMIESMVTATAHNIRAELDGKEPTEKGTWNALCLADFGDTGVAFLAMPQIPPRNVQWASRGRWVHLAKIAYEKYFMRKVRKGISEPTYERLTLKAMGIMRLKK
- a CDS encoding TolC family protein, producing MLLLLSGMACQVEAAPKAAPVASPRPAAARSQALGLDQLLELAYAHNPDIQAAAERIGQAQAQVAEALAAFYPRLTGRMGYSYSNDPAMAFSAIVSQRRFNNGHFQDINNPGFVENFRPELVGSISLFRGGQDYYRKKAAELGVEAAELQRSALRNQLSASVTSAYYAVLAAPRHVEVARQSIEAVSSELEHAKLMHREGALLRSDVLSLEVRMAQAREAELRARNAVVLTRSGLKTLLGMGAGEPLELREAPPDAKQPAADGLDALLTQALAQRPEMQAAARQVEMREKELRAEMGGHLPRVNAYAAYGLNERSPEFNFNKDNLTMGINAEVDLFSGGVTSARVEGARRKLAEAEAIREKTRLEIEDEIQRAQASLQEAQERKQVAEAATSAALAAFGLVHEQYRGGAATVTRYLEAEADRGQAQMRDITAGFDVQVAQANLKKATGFWK
- a CDS encoding efflux RND transporter periplasmic adaptor subunit produces the protein MSSEQHSNTQMFYALGSIAGLILLLVWMQGGFSSKTPPGTVQAAERAALPAGAGKAKVVRQDVDEIMAWPGTLSARITAQLAPKVAARIMEVKVHAGDVVKTGQVLVTLDERELQSRLAQARSALVAAEAQAVRAGAEARRVRSLFDKEAATQQSLEAAQAAARTAEAQVAEARAGIGAAQSLAAETVLRAPFDGAVVTRQREPGDMALPGTPVLTLQSNQKLRVEAAIPASCADSVAVGQTLVARVGEQRVPVNVEEVAPAVDEASRTVLVKAGLEGPAQAQPGAFVWLEQACQRRSALLVPIAAISRSGQLESVRLLVDGQPRLRQVRIGKLNDGMAEVLSGLKEGDQVLVGAGR
- a CDS encoding efflux RND transporter permease subunit; translation: MTTEPVKRGFTAEIVRVFITSKLSLLLLIASLLAGLAALLLTPREEEPQIVVPVADVLVRAPGASAEEVEKLVATPLESRLREVDGVEYVYSASREGEALVTVRFYVGEDREDSLVKVWNKLMSNQDIIPPVVKDWVVKPVEIDDVPIVTLTLSSDNPVYDAPALRRLADELRDKLGVVEDTGKITVYGGQPRRISIYPDAARLAAHGMSLLELMQSLAAANVSLQAGRFDSANRVVQFDAGPNFQSADDVAGTVLKAPGGWPVYLRDVAELRDGPAEAETYTRIGFGPAAKDSKHVGESSPATLGDERQAVTLAVAKRKGANAVAVAEDAIGTVEGLYGELIPEDVTVTVTRDYGETANHKVNELVKHLFIAIATIIVLLALALGPKESFIVALAVPMTLGVTLLFDLMFGYTINRVTLFALILSLGLLVDDPIVDVENIFRHFQLRKEPPLEAALTAVDEVRPPTIFATFTVIVSFLPLFYITGMMGPYMAPMAFNVPIAMLMSLLVAFTVTPWASYYLLKSEYGKHGDEPFDLKSNWAYKLYDWSLGGLIRKPGRAKLFLWGMVIAFAASAMLAVTRAVPLKLLPFDNKNELQLVIDMPRGTTLEETDGVARALGEYLATVNEVTDFEAYVGLASPMDFNGMVRHYYLRSGGHLGEIRISLLPKEKREQQSHQIALRIRPDVDRIAKRFGAKVKIVETPPGPPVLSTFVAEVYGPLDADYNHLATVTEGVKADFEKIDGVVDVDDLVDEPQDKVRFTLDRAKAALHGVSVKDVTETLNIALGGGMGGVVHAPSERFPLEITVRLSRAQRSATEDLLALRVRGADGVLIPLGELGSVRDEHVDRAIYHKNLKRLNYVTAEMAGRSPVEAVFDYWDIEEAKPLPKGYSVDLAGEGEWKITVDVFRDLGLAFGAALLMIYVLLVAQTGSLGIPLVIMVAIPLTIIGIMPGFWFLNLFTTDVAGYANPILFTATGMIGMIALAGIVVRNSIILIDFIERLREDGKELVEALIEAGATRLRPIFLTAGAAMFGSFVITLDPIFAGLAWSFIFGIFASTAFSLLVVPVVYYLLNRPAGGTA